One Fontisphaera persica DNA window includes the following coding sequences:
- a CDS encoding PQQ-binding-like beta-propeller repeat protein, whose translation MNTNPRLTSVLQFGGLALVLTAFTATAADWPQWRGPQRNGHSPETGLLKQWPAEGPRLVWQVKDLGQGYAAPVVAGNRLYVLSNEGLEDEFVQAHDVTDGRRLWRTRLGKVGNPNQQPRFPAARSTPTVDGPLLYALSSDGDLACVETATGKIRWQKSLREDFGGKPGTWAYSESPLVDGEVVVCTPGGGDATLLALNKNNGNVIWKCPITGANEAAYASAIVVETGGLKQYVQMIAGGLVGVDAKTGKLLWRYDKTVSKYKANIPSPVARGEWVFSAGAGTGAGAVKLTMAGGEVQAEQVYFGAKLPTAIGGAVLVGDYLYGTSAQGLMCVQFNSGEVKWENASIGAASLLYADGHLYLHGENGAVALVEATPEAYREKGRFNPPDRPARSQAMEKSWAYPVLANGRLYLRDHQMLWCYDVKGGSGAK comes from the coding sequence ATGAACACAAATCCTCGCCTTACTTCGGTTCTCCAGTTCGGTGGTTTGGCCTTGGTTTTGACGGCGTTCACCGCCACGGCAGCCGATTGGCCCCAATGGCGCGGCCCGCAACGCAACGGTCATTCTCCCGAAACCGGCCTGCTTAAACAATGGCCCGCAGAAGGTCCGCGGCTGGTGTGGCAGGTTAAAGATTTGGGCCAGGGCTACGCTGCTCCCGTTGTCGCCGGCAACCGCCTTTACGTGCTCAGCAACGAAGGGCTGGAAGATGAATTTGTCCAAGCCCATGATGTCACCGATGGCCGGCGCCTCTGGCGTACCCGCCTGGGCAAGGTGGGCAACCCCAATCAACAACCCCGCTTCCCTGCGGCACGCTCCACCCCCACGGTGGATGGCCCCCTGCTCTATGCCTTAAGCTCGGACGGTGACCTGGCCTGTGTCGAGACCGCCACCGGCAAAATCCGCTGGCAAAAGAGTCTGCGCGAAGACTTTGGCGGAAAACCGGGAACCTGGGCTTATTCCGAATCGCCCCTGGTGGATGGCGAGGTGGTAGTTTGCACCCCCGGCGGCGGTGACGCGACCCTCCTGGCGCTCAACAAAAATAATGGCAATGTGATTTGGAAATGCCCCATCACCGGCGCCAACGAGGCTGCTTACGCCTCAGCCATTGTGGTGGAAACCGGCGGCCTCAAGCAATATGTGCAAATGATTGCGGGGGGCTTGGTGGGAGTGGACGCCAAAACCGGCAAACTGCTGTGGCGTTACGATAAAACAGTGAGCAAATATAAAGCCAACATCCCCTCGCCCGTGGCCCGCGGCGAGTGGGTGTTCAGCGCCGGAGCGGGTACCGGCGCCGGCGCCGTCAAACTCACCATGGCTGGCGGTGAAGTGCAGGCCGAGCAGGTTTACTTCGGGGCCAAACTCCCCACGGCCATTGGCGGGGCGGTTTTGGTGGGGGATTATCTTTACGGCACCAGCGCCCAGGGACTCATGTGTGTGCAGTTTAATTCCGGCGAGGTGAAATGGGAAAATGCCTCCATCGGAGCCGCCTCCCTGCTTTACGCCGATGGTCATTTATACCTCCACGGCGAAAACGGCGCCGTCGCCCTGGTGGAGGCAACTCCCGAGGCCTATCGCGAAAAAGGCCGGTTCAACCCGCCGGACCGCCCTGCCCGGAGCCAGGCGATGGAAAAATCCTGGGCCTATCCTGTTTTGGCCAACGGCCGGCTGTATTTGCGCGACCACCAAATGTTATGGTGCTACGACGTGAAGGGTGGCTCCGGCGCGAAGTGA
- a CDS encoding lamin tail domain-containing protein, which yields MNNSKMKPRLWKLGLWLWCVLCAASHVTAALTHRYTFDTDARDSVGDAHGQLVNGATVTGGALVLSGANQYLNLPNGLLSNHHSITIEVWITDNGSGNWSRIYDFGSSSAGEDFPIGTSGTSGTRYMFLTPRSGSGTLRGAHTLTGGGAGEQIAEWGGTALPSGVMKHVLWVYDAATSTVRLYVDGQVVGINESVTIKPSDCEPTVNNWIGRSQFSADAFLNARIHEFRIYDEALSPFQVSLNYNVGPDLMVTNPGTPQALRLSGPSQLTVGGSGPVTLRADFTAVTNVTITSVPGVTYRSSDTNVAVVSPAGLVTAVDGGEVEITALYQGLSATWRLAVQMPPQTLRHRYSFTTDATDAVGGAHGVFMGGPVISNGAVRLNGVNQYVDLPNNLVMTYSNITFEAWAIDFGSGGWARLWDFGNSSGGEGNQGGGTSYMFLAWPYGGGGGIRGAYKTATGAEQILNVAPQPPIGVRQHIVWTQDAASQTARLYINGVLRGENAAFTYTPAAIGATFNNWLGRSQYNDPWFNGSIDEFRIYNVAITAAEVQQNYELGPDVSPQSGPVTITTAPASVTVPEGQPAIFRVAYVGQRPVTVQWYRNGVAIPGATNLSVRVAQSLPQDDGTVFTVALTNVVLGTPYGVTSTGATLRVITDTVPPQVVRAFNIGSNEVRLVFSEPVAVATATNAAHYGFTNGLAVREARISEDGLTVTLNTDSMTFGEVYTLTLQGLADRATTPNLIASGTTVTLLASPYAPVDIGGAQPASFQIAQPQGYQVSGGGDGAGGTADQLGFQYRLVSGDFDVRVQVVQLEASNLWAQAGLMARESLEANSVFAAALTTPGAVGQFFLARQTTGARAVPGASVPPNYPYVWLRLQRAGNDFIGYTSLDGQTWSRLGSATLSVGPAVYLGMAVASRTSGALATAQFAHLGDNPSQLTAPLVRPGEPLGPSSRRTGLVISEIMYRPAPRTDGKVLEYVEIYNSNPFFHDMSGYRLSGDIAYTFPQGTLLPGGGFLVVAANPTDVREVYNLTQVHGPYTNTLRTSGTLRLRDEQNAILLEIEYRNSHPWPMAADGTGHSIVLARPSYGENDPRAWDISDEVGGSPGRMEVYRPSPLREVMINEILANAGAGEDYVELFNRSRQTNDLSGCILTDTPNNNKYRIPPGTLIPPSGKLVFYQSQLGFGIKAGGDTVYLKNPDDTRVLDAVRFDAQAEGVSFGRWPDGSGEFYLLASQTPGSANSAPRPSPVVINEIMYHPLSENDDDQYVELHNPGTAPVDLSGWQLVDGIQYTFPPNTQLSAGGYLVVARNRTNLLAKYPGLDGNLVVGNFEGRLARNGERLALAQPWVNITTNNQGRVETNLLMVVVEEVTYADGGRWGLWSDGGGSSLELRDPRANRRLAFNWADSDETQKAPWTTISVVDGLLDNGSSYNNETIAFFQVGQLGPGECLVDNFEVLRTGSTQNFATNPDFESGMANWAVYGCFSRSHLAPGQGVGGGNALRLRTHNRFFTLANHAEGAMASGALASGNTGTLRFQARWLRGCPDIIMRLRGNWLEAAGRMIVPSNLGTPGAPNSRAVTNAAPAIYAVTHQPALPAAGEPVRVVARLDDPDGVAGALRYRLDNQSSYTEVALRDDGQEGDEVAGDGVFSAMIPGQNAGVTVAFVVVAQDGWNAQSRFPELLDDNSPARECVVRWGEPEPASAFGTYHLWLTASNVTRWVTLPVLSNEDIDGTLVYNGRVIYNMGARYAGSPYHQAFDGPAGTRACHYTWQMPKDDKLLGHTSFNKMHWIGNDIQDDNANANVNDATLQREQVANELLRGLGLPWVYRRYVAVYVNGVRRGQLMEDALRPSVSVPDSYFPDDEGGYLYKIQPWFEGGAPSTGNNANTPWQNKEWASLRAFTTTGGAHKLARYRWNYQVRESADNNNNYTNVFNLINIANAYNSPTYVSNMMKVANMENWLRLVAANHAAGNWDCFGIQNQQNVYGYVSPNVPWTLFMFDFSIVLGNRISWGPAQNLEYVVPGSGSFAADPAWQRIYSNPTSNPSNPGNPTFRRMYWRALKELALRVMQPQNIERLMDARYAAFRASGLTAASPQAIKDWIASARDGIAAQAAAFDTTQFGPAASTLTFGTNAIILSGKAPLEIATIEVNGLAYPVTWSTMTDWSLQVALPQGTNVLRLSGRDYFGNAVTSAVREVSVVVTQPTEPAQGRVVFSEIMANPAVPDAEYVELFNTSTTTAFDLSGWRINGLSYQFRGGSILLPRSHLVIAKNRAAYMAAYGANAPLHDVFNGNLQSGGETLTLLRPDPATGTEVVMNRVRYDSEAPWAPATNGMALQLLDARQDNRRVSNWGVPSAGWRYVSYTGTNLIGTAVLVMYLNGLGEIYLDDVKLVEGLVAEQGTNLLVNGDFELPLTTGWTLPLSNQVAELSTAYVRSGQYSVRLRATNSLVVINNTSLKQSFSPGLATSRPYTLSYWYYPVPGNPNFTTRLQPGTMNFTHSAAPPPAATPGVSNSVTATLPPYPEIWLNEIQPENLNGAVDGSGRREPWVELYNGGTNAINLEGWSLANNYTNLLQWTFPAGASIEPGEFLLVWLDGQPERSVGREYHASFRPTPGTGSLALSRPVNQMPQVVDYFNYREVPAQASYGSVPDGQPFYRQVMQVATPGATNTAAVAPLMVFINEWMAGNQLFLAQPQTALYEDWFELYNPGPAPANLSGYYLSDRLNNPFMFRIPDGWIIPPGGYLLVWADGNPALNTNRTHLHVNFRLNVDGEAIGLFTPDGAVVDAVTFGRQTNDVSEGRFPDGAATRYFMVNPTPGAPNRLSAPATPPQLVAPVVNPAARTLSFQFTTEPGRQYWLEYKDSLAPSVPWQVQTNYTGSGEPVTVTVGTTNAPQRYYRLGTGP from the coding sequence GCTGCGGGCGGATTTTACGGCGGTGACCAATGTCACCATCACCTCTGTGCCGGGGGTGACCTATCGTTCCAGCGATACCAATGTGGCGGTGGTTTCGCCGGCGGGATTGGTGACGGCGGTGGATGGGGGCGAGGTGGAAATTACGGCGCTTTACCAGGGCTTGTCGGCCACGTGGCGGCTGGCGGTGCAGATGCCGCCGCAGACCTTGCGGCATCGTTATAGTTTCACCACCGACGCCACCGATGCCGTGGGCGGAGCGCATGGGGTTTTCATGGGGGGGCCGGTCATCTCCAACGGGGCGGTGCGTTTGAATGGCGTCAATCAATATGTGGATTTGCCGAATAATCTGGTGATGACTTACTCCAACATCACCTTTGAGGCGTGGGCCATTGATTTTGGCAGCGGCGGGTGGGCGCGGTTGTGGGACTTTGGCAACAGTTCTGGCGGCGAAGGCAACCAGGGCGGAGGCACCAGTTACATGTTTTTGGCGTGGCCCTATGGCGGCGGCGGCGGCATCCGGGGCGCTTATAAGACCGCCACGGGCGCCGAGCAGATTCTGAACGTTGCGCCACAACCTCCGATTGGCGTGCGGCAGCATATCGTTTGGACGCAGGATGCCGCTTCCCAGACGGCGCGCTTGTACATCAACGGCGTGCTGCGCGGGGAGAACGCGGCATTCACTTACACACCGGCGGCGATAGGCGCGACCTTCAATAACTGGCTGGGCCGGTCGCAATACAATGACCCCTGGTTCAATGGTTCCATTGACGAGTTCCGTATTTACAACGTCGCCATTACCGCGGCGGAGGTGCAGCAAAACTACGAGCTGGGGCCGGACGTCTCCCCGCAGAGCGGCCCGGTGACCATCACCACGGCGCCAGCCAGTGTCACGGTGCCGGAGGGGCAACCGGCGATATTCCGGGTGGCTTATGTGGGACAGCGCCCCGTGACGGTGCAATGGTACCGCAATGGCGTGGCGATTCCTGGCGCCACCAACCTGAGTGTGCGGGTGGCGCAGAGTCTTCCGCAGGATGATGGCACGGTCTTTACGGTGGCATTGACCAACGTGGTGTTGGGCACGCCTTACGGGGTGACCAGCACGGGCGCCACCTTGCGGGTCATTACGGACACGGTGCCCCCGCAAGTGGTCCGCGCCTTTAACATCGGCTCCAATGAAGTGCGCCTGGTCTTTTCCGAGCCTGTGGCGGTGGCCACGGCCACCAACGCGGCCCATTATGGTTTCACCAACGGTCTGGCCGTGCGCGAGGCGCGCATTAGCGAGGATGGTTTGACCGTCACCCTGAACACCGACAGCATGACCTTTGGCGAGGTGTACACCTTGACGCTGCAAGGGTTGGCAGACCGTGCCACCACTCCGAATTTAATTGCCAGCGGCACGACGGTGACGTTGCTGGCCAGCCCCTACGCGCCGGTGGATATTGGTGGCGCGCAGCCCGCTTCCTTCCAGATTGCCCAGCCGCAGGGTTATCAGGTCTCCGGGGGCGGCGACGGCGCAGGTGGCACGGCGGACCAGCTTGGTTTTCAATACCGGCTGGTTTCCGGGGATTTCGACGTGCGCGTGCAGGTGGTGCAGTTGGAGGCCAGCAATTTGTGGGCGCAGGCCGGCTTGATGGCGCGTGAGTCGCTCGAGGCCAATAGTGTTTTTGCGGCGGCCTTGACCACCCCGGGAGCGGTGGGACAATTCTTCCTTGCCCGCCAGACCACCGGCGCCCGGGCCGTCCCGGGAGCCTCGGTGCCTCCCAACTATCCTTATGTCTGGCTGCGCTTACAGCGGGCTGGCAATGATTTTATCGGCTACACCAGTTTGGATGGCCAAACATGGTCCAGACTTGGCTCTGCGACCTTAAGCGTGGGGCCAGCAGTCTATCTGGGCATGGCTGTTGCCAGCCGCACCAGCGGGGCCTTGGCGACGGCTCAGTTTGCCCATCTGGGGGATAATCCGAGCCAGTTAACCGCGCCTCTTGTCCGCCCGGGCGAGCCTTTGGGACCGTCTTCGCGGCGCACCGGTTTGGTAATCTCTGAAATCATGTACCGCCCGGCGCCCCGCACGGACGGCAAGGTGTTGGAATACGTGGAAATCTACAACAGCAATCCATTCTTCCATGATATGAGCGGCTACCGGCTGTCGGGTGACATTGCCTACACCTTCCCTCAAGGCACCCTACTGCCGGGAGGTGGTTTTCTGGTGGTGGCAGCCAATCCAACCGATGTGCGGGAGGTGTACAACCTGACGCAGGTCCATGGCCCCTACACCAACACTCTGCGCACCAGCGGCACGCTGCGATTGCGCGATGAACAAAATGCGATTCTGTTGGAAATTGAGTACCGCAACTCTCATCCCTGGCCCATGGCGGCGGATGGGACGGGGCACTCAATTGTTCTGGCACGCCCGAGTTACGGTGAGAATGACCCGCGGGCGTGGGACATCAGCGACGAGGTGGGCGGCTCGCCGGGGCGCATGGAGGTTTATCGTCCCAGCCCGCTGCGGGAGGTGATGATTAATGAAATCCTGGCCAACGCGGGGGCCGGGGAAGATTATGTGGAACTGTTCAACCGCAGCCGGCAGACCAATGACCTCTCCGGCTGTATTCTGACCGATACTCCCAACAATAATAAATATCGCATACCGCCGGGGACCTTGATTCCTCCCTCCGGCAAGTTGGTGTTTTACCAGAGCCAGCTTGGCTTTGGCATTAAAGCAGGCGGCGATACGGTGTATTTGAAGAATCCGGACGACACGCGGGTGTTGGACGCGGTGCGCTTTGACGCGCAGGCGGAAGGGGTGTCCTTTGGGCGGTGGCCGGATGGGTCTGGCGAGTTTTACTTATTGGCCTCGCAGACGCCCGGCAGTGCGAACAGCGCGCCCAGACCCAGTCCAGTGGTCATCAATGAAATCATGTATCACCCCTTGAGCGAAAACGATGATGACCAATATGTGGAATTGCACAACCCGGGCACGGCGCCGGTGGACTTGAGCGGCTGGCAGTTGGTGGATGGCATTCAGTACACCTTCCCTCCCAATACCCAGTTGTCTGCCGGCGGCTACCTGGTGGTGGCGCGCAACCGCACCAATTTGCTGGCGAAGTACCCGGGGTTGGATGGCAACCTGGTGGTGGGCAATTTCGAGGGACGGCTGGCCCGCAACGGGGAGCGGCTGGCGCTGGCTCAACCCTGGGTGAACATCACCACCAACAATCAAGGCCGCGTGGAGACCAATCTGTTGATGGTGGTCGTGGAGGAGGTCACTTACGCCGACGGCGGCCGCTGGGGCCTCTGGTCGGACGGCGGCGGCAGCAGTCTGGAACTGCGGGACCCGCGGGCCAACCGCCGGCTGGCCTTCAACTGGGCGGACAGTGATGAAACCCAAAAGGCACCGTGGACCACCATTTCCGTGGTGGACGGCCTGCTGGACAACGGCTCCAGTTACAACAATGAAACCATCGCCTTTTTCCAGGTGGGCCAATTGGGGCCGGGTGAATGTCTGGTGGATAATTTTGAAGTGCTCCGCACGGGCAGCACGCAAAATTTTGCCACGAATCCTGACTTCGAGAGCGGCATGGCCAACTGGGCAGTGTATGGTTGCTTCTCCCGCTCTCACCTGGCCCCCGGCCAGGGCGTGGGCGGAGGCAATGCGTTGCGGTTGCGCACGCATAACCGCTTTTTCACCCTTGCCAATCATGCCGAAGGCGCCATGGCCAGCGGGGCTTTGGCTTCCGGCAACACCGGCACCTTGCGGTTCCAGGCACGCTGGTTGCGGGGATGCCCGGATATCATCATGCGATTGCGCGGCAACTGGCTGGAGGCTGCCGGCCGCATGATTGTGCCCTCCAATCTTGGCACGCCGGGCGCGCCCAACAGCCGTGCTGTAACCAATGCGGCGCCCGCCATTTACGCGGTGACACACCAGCCTGCCCTGCCGGCGGCCGGCGAGCCAGTGCGGGTGGTGGCGCGGTTGGATGACCCGGATGGCGTGGCGGGAGCTTTGCGTTACCGCCTGGACAATCAGAGCAGTTATACCGAGGTGGCCTTGCGCGATGACGGCCAGGAGGGCGATGAGGTGGCCGGCGACGGTGTGTTCAGTGCGATGATACCCGGCCAGAACGCCGGCGTCACGGTGGCCTTTGTGGTGGTGGCCCAGGACGGTTGGAACGCCCAAAGCCGTTTTCCGGAATTGTTGGACGACAACAGCCCGGCGCGGGAATGTGTGGTGCGCTGGGGCGAGCCAGAACCGGCCAGCGCCTTTGGCACCTATCACCTCTGGCTGACCGCTTCCAACGTGACCCGTTGGGTGACCTTGCCGGTGCTGAGCAATGAGGACATTGACGGCACGCTGGTGTACAACGGGCGCGTCATCTACAACATGGGGGCGCGTTATGCGGGGAGTCCTTACCACCAGGCCTTTGACGGTCCGGCGGGCACCCGCGCCTGCCATTACACCTGGCAAATGCCCAAGGATGACAAGCTGCTGGGGCACACTTCCTTCAACAAAATGCACTGGATTGGCAATGACATCCAGGATGACAATGCCAATGCCAACGTAAACGATGCCACCTTGCAGCGGGAGCAGGTGGCCAACGAATTGCTGCGCGGGCTGGGGTTGCCGTGGGTTTATCGCCGGTACGTGGCGGTTTATGTCAATGGGGTGCGCCGCGGCCAGTTGATGGAGGATGCCCTCCGGCCGAGTGTGAGCGTGCCTGATTCGTACTTCCCGGATGACGAGGGCGGCTATTTGTACAAAATCCAGCCGTGGTTTGAAGGCGGCGCGCCGTCCACTGGGAATAATGCCAATACCCCGTGGCAAAACAAGGAATGGGCCTCTTTGCGGGCCTTCACCACTACCGGCGGGGCCCACAAACTTGCCCGCTACCGTTGGAATTATCAGGTGCGGGAGTCGGCGGACAACAACAACAATTACACCAACGTTTTCAACCTGATTAACATCGCCAACGCCTATAACAGCCCCACCTATGTCAGCAACATGATGAAGGTGGCCAACATGGAGAACTGGCTGCGCCTGGTGGCGGCCAACCATGCGGCAGGCAATTGGGATTGTTTTGGCATTCAGAACCAGCAGAACGTCTATGGCTACGTCAGTCCCAACGTGCCATGGACCTTGTTCATGTTCGACTTCAGCATTGTGCTGGGCAACCGCATTTCGTGGGGGCCGGCGCAGAATCTGGAGTATGTGGTGCCGGGTAGTGGCTCCTTTGCCGCCGACCCCGCCTGGCAGCGCATTTATTCCAACCCCACCAGCAACCCCAGCAACCCGGGCAATCCCACTTTCCGCCGCATGTATTGGCGGGCGTTGAAGGAGCTGGCCTTGCGCGTGATGCAACCACAAAACATTGAGCGCTTGATGGATGCGCGTTATGCCGCCTTCCGGGCCAGCGGCTTGACGGCAGCCTCACCGCAGGCCATCAAGGACTGGATTGCTTCCGCCCGGGATGGCATCGCGGCGCAGGCGGCCGCATTTGACACCACGCAGTTTGGTCCGGCGGCCTCCACGCTTACCTTCGGCACCAATGCCATCATTCTCTCCGGCAAGGCGCCGTTGGAAATCGCCACCATCGAGGTGAATGGGCTGGCTTATCCGGTCACCTGGAGCACGATGACCGACTGGAGCCTGCAGGTGGCTTTGCCGCAGGGCACAAACGTCCTGCGGTTGTCCGGCCGCGATTACTTTGGCAACGCGGTGACCAGTGCCGTGCGAGAGGTCTCCGTGGTGGTCACCCAGCCCACAGAGCCAGCGCAGGGCAGGGTGGTCTTCAGTGAAATCATGGCCAATCCGGCCGTGCCGGATGCCGAATATGTGGAATTGTTCAATACCTCGACGACGACAGCCTTTGATTTGTCAGGCTGGCGCATCAACGGCCTGTCCTACCAATTCCGCGGCGGCTCCATTCTTCTGCCGCGCTCCCATCTGGTCATCGCCAAAAACCGGGCTGCATACATGGCGGCGTATGGGGCCAATGCGCCGTTGCACGATGTTTTCAATGGCAATTTGCAGAGTGGCGGGGAAACCCTCACCTTGTTGCGACCCGACCCGGCCACCGGCACGGAAGTGGTCATGAACCGCGTGCGCTACGACAGCGAAGCGCCGTGGGCGCCGGCCACCAACGGCATGGCGTTGCAATTGCTGGACGCGCGGCAGGACAACCGGCGGGTCAGCAATTGGGGCGTTCCGTCCGCAGGCTGGCGGTATGTGAGTTACACGGGCACCAACCTGATTGGCACCGCTGTCCTGGTCATGTACCTCAATGGTCTGGGGGAGATTTATCTGGACGACGTCAAGCTGGTGGAAGGTTTGGTGGCGGAGCAGGGCACCAATCTGCTGGTCAACGGAGATTTTGAGTTGCCGTTGACCACCGGCTGGACTTTGCCCCTCAGCAACCAGGTGGCGGAGCTGAGCACCGCGTACGTGCGCTCGGGGCAATACAGCGTGCGCTTGCGGGCCACCAACAGCCTGGTGGTTATCAACAATACCTCGCTCAAGCAATCGTTCAGCCCAGGTTTGGCGACCAGCCGGCCCTATACCTTGAGCTATTGGTATTATCCGGTGCCGGGCAATCCCAACTTCACCACCCGTTTGCAGCCGGGCACCATGAACTTCACCCACAGCGCCGCGCCGCCGCCGGCGGCCACGCCGGGCGTTTCCAATAGCGTGACCGCCACCCTGCCGCCGTATCCGGAAATCTGGCTCAACGAAATCCAGCCGGAGAACCTGAATGGCGCGGTGGATGGCTCCGGCCGCCGTGAGCCGTGGGTCGAGCTTTACAATGGCGGCACCAATGCCATCAACCTGGAAGGTTGGAGTCTCGCCAATAATTACACCAATTTGCTCCAGTGGACTTTCCCGGCCGGCGCCAGCATTGAACCGGGAGAGTTTCTCCTCGTCTGGCTCGATGGCCAGCCGGAGCGCTCCGTGGGGCGCGAGTATCATGCGTCCTTCCGTCCCACGCCGGGCACCGGCTCGCTGGCCTTGTCGCGGCCGGTCAACCAGATGCCGCAAGTGGTGGACTACTTCAATTACCGGGAGGTGCCGGCCCAGGCATCTTATGGCTCCGTGCCGGATGGGCAGCCGTTCTACCGGCAGGTGATGCAAGTGGCCACGCCGGGTGCCACGAATACGGCGGCCGTGGCCCCGTTGATGGTGTTCATTAACGAGTGGATGGCTGGCAACCAGCTATTCCTGGCCCAACCGCAAACCGCCCTTTACGAGGACTGGTTTGAATTGTACAACCCCGGCCCCGCGCCCGCCAATTTGAGCGGTTACTACCTGAGCGACCGCCTGAATAATCCGTTCATGTTCCGCATCCCGGACGGCTGGATTATTCCGCCGGGCGGCTATCTGTTGGTGTGGGCGGATGGGAATCCGGCGTTGAACACCAACCGCACGCATCTCCATGTGAATTTCCGCCTGAACGTGGACGGTGAGGCCATTGGTTTGTTCACCCCTGATGGGGCGGTGGTGGATGCCGTCACCTTCGGCCGGCAGACAAATGACGTGAGTGAGGGACGTTTCCCTGACGGCGCCGCTACGCGTTATTTCATGGTCAATCCCACACCGGGCGCGCCCAACCGGCTGAGCGCGCCCGCCACTCCGCCGCAATTGGTGGCCCCGGTGGTCAACCCGGCAGCGCGTACGTTGAGCTTCCAGTTCACCACGGAGCCGGGACGCCAGTACTGGCTGGAATACAAGGACAGCCTGGCGCCTTCGGTGCCGTGGCAGGTGCAGACCAATTACACCGGCTCCGGCGAGCCAGTGACGGTCACGGTGGGCACCACCAACGCGCCACAACGCTATTACCGCCTGGGCACGGGTCCGTAA
- the radC gene encoding RadC family protein, whose protein sequence is MEARLDDAREDLTPILMRDFPLSERPREHLARQGAERCSNAQLLAILLRTGTKGRNVMHVAEDLLTRFQSLEALSRATVEQLCKTPGIGRDKAVTLLAAFQLAVRIAREKVHEQPLLDTPDKVADLLRQENLQYQTEQFQLVLLNTRRRLIRVEKLAQGTLDSVLVHPRDVFRLAIAANASAIILVHNHPSGDPSPSEADIRLTRDLIRAGFLLKIEILDHVILGRPGPGREKDYASLRAMGVWA, encoded by the coding sequence ATGGAAGCCCGATTGGACGATGCCCGCGAGGATTTGACGCCCATTCTGATGCGTGACTTTCCCTTGAGCGAGCGTCCACGCGAGCATCTGGCGCGGCAGGGAGCTGAGCGATGTTCCAATGCGCAACTGCTCGCCATTCTCCTGCGCACGGGCACCAAGGGCCGCAATGTCATGCATGTGGCCGAAGATTTATTGACCCGTTTTCAATCCCTCGAGGCCTTGAGCCGGGCCACGGTGGAGCAGCTATGCAAAACCCCCGGCATAGGGCGTGACAAAGCGGTGACCTTGCTGGCCGCCTTTCAACTGGCGGTGCGCATTGCGCGGGAGAAAGTGCACGAGCAACCTTTGCTGGATACGCCTGACAAGGTGGCCGACCTCTTGCGCCAGGAAAATTTGCAGTACCAAACCGAGCAGTTTCAATTGGTGCTGCTGAACACCCGCCGCAGGTTGATTCGGGTGGAAAAACTGGCTCAGGGGACGCTTGACAGCGTACTGGTGCATCCGCGGGATGTTTTCCGGCTGGCGATTGCTGCCAATGCCTCGGCCATCATCCTGGTGCATAATCACCCCAGCGGTGACCCCTCGCCGTCGGAGGCCGATATTCGGCTGACGCGGGATTTAATACGGGCCGGATTTTTGCTTAAAATTGAAATACTGGACCACGTCATCTTAGGCCGGCCTGGACCGGGCCGGGAGAAGGATTACGCCTCGCTGCGAGCCATGGGAGTGTGGGCCTAA